Proteins from one Arthrobacter sp. DNA4 genomic window:
- a CDS encoding aminoacyl-tRNA deacylase yields MAGSSGNGADGVGRERFLADAAARGLAVDVVERPAAKSLEEAADIMGITPADIVKSLVVKHKDGTFLFALIPGNRQISWPKLRALVGVNKLSLPPAGTALEATGYERGTITPLGSTTAWPVYADATITGRRISMGAGAHGYSAFVDADELTAALGAVVADISEPS; encoded by the coding sequence ATGGCGGGCTCATCCGGAAACGGAGCGGACGGCGTCGGACGGGAACGGTTCCTGGCCGACGCCGCTGCCCGCGGCCTGGCAGTTGACGTGGTGGAACGGCCCGCAGCGAAGAGCCTCGAAGAGGCTGCGGACATCATGGGAATCACGCCGGCGGACATCGTCAAATCCCTGGTGGTCAAGCACAAGGACGGGACGTTCCTTTTCGCGCTCATCCCGGGCAACCGGCAAATCTCGTGGCCCAAGCTCCGCGCCCTGGTGGGCGTGAACAAGCTGTCGCTGCCACCCGCAGGAACCGCACTGGAGGCCACCGGCTACGAGCGCGGCACCATCACGCCTCTGGGCAGCACCACCGCCTGGCCCGTCTATGCGGACGCCACGATCACCGGGCGGCGCATCTCCATGGGCGCCGGCGCACACGGCTACAGCGCCTTCGTGGATGCCGATGAGCTGACCGCCGCCTTGGGCGCCGTGGTGGCGGACATCAGCGAGCCTTCCTGA
- the rplJ gene encoding 50S ribosomal protein L10: MATPTKVSAVAEITNDFKESNAAVLTEYRGLTVAQLKQLRVSLGQDTKFAVVKNTLTAIAAKEAGVEAFDGQLAGPTAIAFIKGDAVAAAKSLTDFAKANKQLVIKTGYFEGKALDASEVAALAALESRELQLAKVAGVLKAPAAAAARIIDALRLKLEEENGAPAAAEAPAAEEAPAAEAEAPAEAPAAEEN, translated from the coding sequence ATGGCAACGCCTACCAAGGTTTCAGCAGTAGCTGAGATCACTAACGATTTCAAGGAATCGAACGCCGCTGTCCTGACCGAATACCGCGGGCTCACCGTTGCACAGCTCAAGCAGCTGCGTGTTTCTCTCGGCCAGGACACCAAGTTCGCGGTCGTCAAGAACACCCTGACCGCCATTGCAGCCAAGGAAGCCGGCGTCGAAGCATTCGACGGCCAGCTTGCCGGCCCCACTGCAATCGCGTTCATCAAGGGTGACGCAGTTGCCGCTGCCAAGAGCCTGACGGATTTTGCCAAGGCCAACAAGCAGCTGGTCATCAAGACCGGTTACTTCGAGGGCAAGGCGCTGGACGCCAGCGAGGTCGCCGCACTGGCTGCCCTCGAGTCCCGTGAGCTGCAGCTCGCCAAGGTTGCAGGCGTCCTCAAGGCACCTGCCGCCGCAGCTGCACGCATCATCGACGCACTGCGCCTCAAGCTTGAAGAAGAGAACGGTGCACCGGCAGCTGCCGAAGCGCCTGCCGCTGAAGAAGCCCCTGCCGCTGAAGCTGAAGCTCCCGCTGAAGCTCCTGCTGCCGAAGAGAACTAG
- a CDS encoding acetyl-CoA C-acetyltransferase: protein MDNTPLSNDVVILGAARTPQGRINGQLSSLTAVDLGAHAIKAALGSSGVDAADVEAVIMGQVLQAGAGQNPARQSAIGAGIGWNVPAVTVNKVCLSGLTAVIDAARMIRAGEAAVVVAGGQESMSRAPHLLPGSRQGWTYGSIQALDAAAHDGLTDAFDGESMGLSTETRNLSLGIDRTSQDNVAAQSHQRAALAAKNGTFDGEIAPISVKQRKGEPLVVDTDEGVRPNTSIESLAGLRAAFVTDGTITAGNSSPLSDGAAALVLASRGYAEEHGLEYLAVVGKPGQVAGPDNSLHSQPSNAIMNALGKAGWSTADLDFIEINEAFGSVAVQSLKDLDYPLEKCNLHGGAIALGHPIGASGARLAAHAAHELKRRGTGKAAVSLCGGGGQGEALLLYRD, encoded by the coding sequence ATGGACAACACTCCTCTCAGCAATGACGTTGTCATCCTCGGGGCCGCACGGACCCCGCAGGGCCGGATCAACGGCCAACTGTCCAGCCTCACGGCCGTGGATCTTGGCGCGCACGCCATCAAGGCCGCACTGGGCTCCAGCGGCGTCGATGCAGCGGACGTGGAGGCCGTCATCATGGGCCAGGTCCTGCAGGCAGGCGCCGGGCAGAACCCTGCGCGGCAAAGCGCAATCGGCGCCGGCATCGGGTGGAACGTGCCTGCCGTGACCGTCAACAAGGTGTGCCTTTCCGGGCTGACCGCGGTGATCGACGCCGCCCGGATGATCCGCGCGGGCGAGGCTGCCGTGGTGGTGGCCGGCGGCCAGGAGTCGATGAGCCGGGCACCGCACCTGCTTCCGGGATCGCGGCAGGGGTGGACCTACGGCTCCATCCAGGCGCTGGACGCTGCCGCACACGACGGGCTGACCGATGCCTTTGACGGGGAGTCGATGGGCCTGTCCACCGAGACGCGGAACCTCTCGCTGGGTATCGACCGCACCTCCCAGGACAACGTCGCCGCCCAATCGCACCAGCGCGCGGCGCTTGCGGCGAAAAACGGAACGTTCGACGGCGAGATCGCACCTATCAGCGTCAAGCAGCGCAAAGGCGAGCCCCTGGTGGTGGACACCGATGAAGGGGTCCGCCCCAATACCTCGATCGAATCGCTGGCCGGACTGCGCGCTGCATTCGTCACTGACGGCACCATTACCGCGGGCAACTCCTCTCCCCTGTCCGACGGCGCCGCAGCCCTGGTGCTCGCCTCCCGCGGCTATGCGGAGGAGCACGGGCTCGAATACCTGGCGGTGGTCGGGAAGCCGGGACAGGTGGCCGGGCCTGACAATTCCCTGCATTCCCAGCCCTCCAACGCCATCATGAACGCCCTTGGCAAAGCGGGGTGGAGCACCGCCGACCTTGACTTCATCGAGATTAATGAAGCCTTCGGCTCGGTGGCCGTGCAGTCCCTCAAGGACCTGGACTACCCGCTGGAGAAGTGCAACCTCCACGGCGGCGCCATTGCGTTGGGTCATCCGATCGGCGCCTCGGGTGCCCGGCTGGCCGCCCACGCCGCCCATGAGCTGAAGCGGCGCGGGACCGGCAAGGCTGCAGTGTCCCTCTGCGGCGGGGGCGGGCAGGGCGAGGCCCTCCTGCTGTACCGCGACTGA
- the rplL gene encoding 50S ribosomal protein L7/L12 produces MAKLSNEELIEAFKELTIIELSEFVKLFEETFEVTAAAVAVAGPAGGGAAEEVEEKTDFDVILESAGDKKIAVIKEVRAITSLGLKEAKDLVDSAPKAVLEGANKEAAEKAKEQLEAAGATVTLK; encoded by the coding sequence ATGGCGAAGCTCAGCAACGAAGAGCTCATTGAAGCTTTCAAGGAACTGACCATCATCGAGCTCTCCGAGTTCGTTAAGCTCTTCGAAGAGACCTTCGAAGTTACCGCCGCTGCTGTTGCAGTTGCCGGCCCCGCCGGTGGCGGCGCTGCTGAAGAGGTTGAAGAGAAGACCGACTTCGACGTCATCCTCGAATCTGCCGGTGACAAGAAGATCGCAGTCATCAAGGAAGTTCGCGCCATCACCTCCCTCGGCCTCAAGGAAGCCAAGGACCTGGTTGACAGCGCCCCCAAGGCTGTTCTCGAAGGCGCCAACAAGGAAGCTGCCGAGAAGGCCAAGGAGCAGCTCGAGGCTGCAGGCGCCACCGTTACCCTCAAGTAA